Within Theileria orientalis strain Shintoku DNA, chromosome 4, complete genome, the genomic segment TCCACATAAACGTAACCATATGTGTAAATCCACATAAACGTAACCATACgtgtaaatacacataaacatacGCATAAGAGCAAGTAACTTGTGCAAATCTGCATACTACATTGAAGTGGTCGTGTGTGATTAACATGTTAATACGGCCGGGTTACCCTGAGTGGTGATGCCAGGCGTGTTAAATGTTAAACGGCTGAATCAAATCACTAATAAGCCCATTTAGTAATTGAATTCACAGAATCCAATCGATGGAATTGGTTAAAAAGGGGTGAGGTTCATTTCGGGAAATGGCTGACAGCGTTGCGATAGTCTATAGGGACCGCGGGTAGTACTTCTTCACGATGTCAGTCTTAATCTTTTTGAGCATGTCCTCGGGGAAGGTGCGGAGGAGCTCCCAGCAGATGTCCAGGGATTGCTCTATCGTCCTCCGCTCGTACTGGCCCTGCCTCAGGAACTTGTTCTCGAAGTTGTCCGTGAACTCCAGGTATAGCAGGTCCTCAGACGAGAGCGCCTCCTCTCCTATCACCGCCTTCATCGCCCTCGTGTCCTGGCCGATCGCGTAGTCGGAGTAGAGCTGGTCGCTCACGCTCGGGTGGTCCTCGCGCGTCAAGTCGGCGCCGATGCCCGACTTCATGAGCCTGCTGAGGCTCGGGAGCACGTTGATCGGCGGGTAGATGCCCTTGTTGTGCAGCGTCCTGTCCACGAAGATCTGGCCCTCCGTGATGTACCCCGTCAGGTCCGGAATCGGGTGTGTGATGTCGTCGTTGGGCATCGTGAGGATTGGGAACTGCGTGATGCTTCCGTTGGAGCCCGTGATCCTGCCCGCCCTCTCGTAGAGGCTCGCGAGGTCCGTGTACATGTACCCCGGGTAGCCTCTCCGCCCGGGCACCTCCTCCCTGGCCGCGGAGACCTCTCTGAGCGCGTCAGCGTACGAGGACATGTCCGTCAGGATGACGAAGACGTTCATCTCCCGGTCGAAGGCCAGGTACTCCGCCGCCGTGTACGCGTACCTCGGCGTGATGATGCGCTCCACTGCCGGGTCGTTGGCCAGGTTCAGGAAGAGCACCACCCTCGACATCGACCCGTTCTGCTCAAAGTCCTGTCTGAAGAAGTTGGCCGTCTCCAGATTAACGCCCATTGCTGCGAACACCACTGCAAAGTTGTCCGGGTGCCTGTCCACGACGTCCTTCCCCTCGACCAGACGCGCCTGCCTGCAAATCTGGGCTCCTATCTCGTTGTGCGGAAGACCGGCTGCGCTGAAGAGCGGAATCTTCTGTCCCAGCACTATGGAATTCATCACGTCGATCGTGGAAATGCCAGTTTCCAGAATCTCCCGAGGGTGCATCCTGCAAATTGGATTTATGGGATATCCGTTGACGTCGACGTAGTCGTCGGCCAAAATTGAGGGTCCGGAATCAATTGTGGCTCCGCTTCCGTTGAAAACACGGCCTAGCATATCCTCCGATACCGACATCTTCAGGGTTTCCCCCGTCATATCGACTGTGCAAGATTTATTGTCTATGCCGGAAGTTCCCTCAAACACCTGTACGACGGCAACGTCCCCTTTCACCTCGAGAATCTGGCCTCTCCGGGTAGACCCATCTCCCATATTTATTCTTACAATTTCAGAATAACGAGGCAACCTTATTTTGTCCAATATCACCAAGGGTCCCTTGACACCTGTGATTGTGCGATATCTTAAGCTTGGCTCAAAACAAAAATCAGTTTTAGCGGCCTTGGCCATTTCACTATAAGCTTGTTCAGAACTTAAAACGGAtttatccatttttaaaataggAAAAAAGAATATTCAGTGAGTATTTGAGTGTGTCCCCGGGGCCTTAATGGGGAGTGACGTATCGAGAAAAGTGCTAGCAGAAACCAACGTAACTATTTATGTCTGTTTAAATAAGTTGTAAATGTATACTAGTATTTATAATCTTGAATAGATATTTCAGAAAATTTTTTGAAGCCACCATTCACTTGCTTCAATACAATTTTCACGATTTGTTGCGAATACGCACTCGATTTAACTTAGAATGTCCTTGCGACTCAACAGGTTTCTAGAGGAAGCTTGCTGGCCgttgtttataaaagaCCACCTTTATGCTTGTGTCATATAAGCAATGCCTGGCTTGGCTTGCCCTTTCACTCACTTTACTCTGCATTGAGTCTTCCAATTGCCTGGACATTTCTGACCCACGGGGATCTATTCAAGAAGATCCCTATGTGGAGCAAACCGGCGTAAATGAAGGGCCAGGGCCGCCTTCGGACCCGCCCCCTCCGGTCGGATTTGCAACCGATAAATCTGCTTCAAGATCCGTTTTCAAGAGTATGTTTAACTACCTGTTTGGTTTAGACTATCCATACCATCAATTCACGCCGCccaaagaagaagaaaggatAGAAATACCGCAGTCGCTGTacacgaagaagaaagtgGATCTTGACGTTCTCGATTTCACGGATATCGACGACGATAAGCTAAATAAACTATTGTACGATGTTTTACTCGATTATCACCCCGGGCATTTCACGCAATACAAATCCGAATGGGGACACACGGTTCTGACCAAGGACGGTCAAATACCGCTCACCGGAGATGCAATCCATTTCGACATTTTCGATGGATACCTGCCCATGGGTATAACATTCAACGATTTGCGCGTCCTCTTCCTATACACAATCCAGGAGGGCTTCTACCTATACAAAGTTAAGTTCGGCGACATGGTCGTCACACTCAGACCGGATTTAGAGAACGTCACGGTGCACCTATTCGAGAACTACGGCGGTCTTATGATCATCCGCATCCTTTTCTTCATCGAGGGCATGTTCGAGAAGCACGAATACATCGAAACTGGACGTAAAACTCGGCTGTTCAAAAAAATGTCTGGCAGAAGTATCACACCGCCAATGCCAAAGTTCCCAGCCGACCAGGAAGTAACGGAGGAAATGATTCTGCAATGGATGAAAGAGAGATATAGGGGCATAGCCAAGTCCAATCCCCCTATCGTTGAAGAacttgtaaattataagatCGTTTTCACGCGATagtgtataatattgttCTTTGCTAGCGCGTACGTGCTTGGTAAATTCGTATATCTTAGCATAGTTACAGGGTCCGGGCGTCGTCTCCGGGCCTTTTAACCTGTTATAGGTCCGTGTGTGCGGACTTCGGGCAACTGCACTTCACATGTGTCGCACGTGCAGTGAGACCTGGGACCCGagtatatacacatgaCATTAGGTATGAAGTAAGTAAATATTCGCGTAcgtgtataaatattaaatttaactcaGGAATGAAAACTTCCTGGCCTGTCTCCTCTTCACTTCCTGCTTCCTCACGAAATCGAGTGTGGCCTTCTCACAATCGACGGCCCACTTCGCTATTCGCTTCCGCACGTGGACGTTGGGCTTCGAGCTACACCAGCAATTTTCAATCAGTTTCAACCTGGAAGTTCGCGGTTCAGACAGCGGCTGGTAGGTGCAGTCCTGCTCTTTCTCCTTGGGCAAGGTCAGGAGATCCAGTTTTTTCTTGTAACTGTGGCACTCCATGAC encodes:
- a CDS encoding vacuolar ATP synthase subunit beta, which codes for MDKSVLSSEQAYSEMAKAAKTDFCFEPSLRYRTITGVKGPLVILDKIRLPRYSEIVRINMGDGSTRRGQILEVKGDVAVVQVFEGTSGIDNKSCTVDMTGETLKMSVSEDMLGRVFNGSGATIDSGPSILADDYVDVNGYPINPICRMHPREILETGISTIDVMNSIVLGQKIPLFSAAGLPHNEIGAQICRQARLVEGKDVVDRHPDNFAVVFAAMGVNLETANFFRQDFEQNGSMSRVVLFLNLANDPAVERIITPRYAYTAAEYLAFDREMNVFVILTDMSSYADALREVSAAREEVPGRRGYPGYMYTDLASLYERAGRITGSNGSITQFPILTMPNDDITHPIPDLTGYITEGQIFVDRTLHNKGIYPPINVLPSLSRLMKSGIGADLTREDHPSVSDQLYSDYAIGQDTRAMKAVIGEEALSSEDLLYLEFTDNFENKFLRQGQYERRTIEQSLDICWELLRTFPEDMLKKIKTDIVKKYYPRSL